In Pseudomonas fluorescens, a genomic segment contains:
- the epd gene encoding erythrose-4-phosphate dehydrogenase: MPQPRPYKVALNGYGRIGRCVLRALFERGAAAGFEIVAINDLADMASIEYLTRFDSTHGRFPGEVRVEGDCLHIKGDCVKVLRSATPEGIDWAALGVDLVLECSGAYNTRADGQRFLDAGAPRVLFSQPMASEADVDATIVYGINQDCLTGHELLVSNASCTTNCSVPLLRLLDQAIGLDYVSITTIHSAMNDQPVIDAYHHEDLRRTRSAFQSVIPVSTGLARGIERLLPELAGRIQAKAVRVPTVNVSCLDITMQTVSDTDAEEVNRILRDAATSGPLKGLLAYTELPHASCDFNHDPHSAIVDASQTRVSGPRLVNILAWFDNEWGFANRMLDVAEHYLQTASPKL; the protein is encoded by the coding sequence ATGCCCCAACCGCGTCCCTACAAAGTTGCACTCAACGGCTACGGCCGCATTGGTCGTTGCGTCTTGCGTGCTCTGTTCGAGCGAGGGGCGGCGGCCGGTTTTGAAATTGTCGCGATCAATGACCTGGCCGACATGGCCAGTATCGAATACCTGACACGCTTTGACTCCACCCACGGCCGCTTTCCCGGCGAAGTGCGGGTCGAAGGCGATTGTCTGCATATCAAGGGCGACTGCGTGAAAGTGTTGCGCAGTGCCACCCCCGAGGGCATCGACTGGGCGGCGCTGGGCGTCGACCTGGTGCTGGAATGCTCCGGTGCCTATAACACCCGCGCCGATGGCCAGCGTTTTCTCGATGCCGGCGCCCCGCGAGTGTTGTTTTCCCAGCCGATGGCCAGCGAGGCGGATGTCGACGCCACCATCGTCTACGGCATCAACCAGGATTGCCTCACCGGTCATGAGTTGCTGGTGTCCAATGCCTCCTGCACCACCAACTGCAGCGTACCGCTGTTGCGCCTGCTGGATCAGGCGATCGGCCTGGACTACGTGTCGATTACCACCATCCACTCGGCGATGAACGACCAGCCGGTGATCGACGCCTATCACCACGAAGACCTGCGCCGCACGCGCTCGGCGTTCCAGTCAGTGATTCCGGTGTCCACCGGCCTGGCGCGCGGCATCGAACGACTGTTGCCGGAACTTGCCGGGCGAATTCAGGCCAAAGCCGTACGGGTGCCGACGGTGAACGTGTCCTGCCTGGACATCACCATGCAAACCGTCAGCGACACCGATGCCGAGGAGGTCAACCGGATCCTGCGTGACGCCGCCACCAGCGGCCCGCTCAAGGGCCTTCTGGCCTATACCGAGTTGCCCCACGCCAGTTGTGATTTCAACCATGACCCGCATTCGGCGATTGTCGATGCCAGCCAGACCCGCGTTTCCGGCCCGAGGCTGGTGAACATCCTGGCCTGGTTCGACAACGAATGGGGGTTTGCCAACCGTATGCTGGACGTCGCAGAACACTATCTGCAAACAGCCTCTCCAAAACTTTAG
- a CDS encoding phosphoglycerate kinase, producing the protein MTVLKMTDLDLQGKRVLIREDLNVPVKDGVVTSDARILASLPTIKLALEKGAAVMVCSHLGRPTEGEFSAENSLKPVADYLSKALGRDVPLVADYLGGVDVTPGDIVLFENVRFNKGEKKNSDELAQQYAALCDVFVMDAFGTAHRAEGSTHGVAKFAKVAAAGPLLAAELDALGKALGAPAQPMAAIVAGSKVSTKLDVLNSLSQICNQLIVGGGIANTFLAAAGHPVGKSLYEPDLLDTARAIAAKVSVPLPVDVVVAKEFAESAEATVKLIDDVAADDMILDIGPQTAANFAELLKASQTILWNGPVGVFEFDQFGNGTKVLAKAIAESSAFSIAGGGDTLAAIDKYGVADQISYISTGGGAFLEFVEGKVLPAVEVLESRAKG; encoded by the coding sequence ATGACCGTGTTGAAGATGACCGACCTCGATCTGCAAGGTAAGCGCGTACTGATTCGCGAAGACCTCAACGTCCCAGTCAAGGACGGTGTTGTCACCAGTGATGCGCGAATCCTGGCCTCGCTGCCGACCATCAAGCTGGCTCTGGAAAAAGGTGCGGCCGTGATGGTCTGCTCCCACCTGGGTCGTCCGACCGAAGGTGAGTTCTCCGCCGAAAACAGCCTCAAGCCTGTGGCTGACTACCTGAGCAAGGCCCTGGGCCGGGACGTGCCACTGGTGGCTGACTACCTGGGGGGCGTCGACGTCACGCCTGGCGACATCGTGTTGTTCGAAAACGTGCGCTTCAACAAAGGCGAGAAAAAGAACAGCGACGAACTGGCCCAGCAATACGCGGCCCTGTGCGACGTGTTCGTGATGGACGCTTTCGGTACCGCCCACCGCGCCGAAGGTTCGACCCATGGCGTGGCCAAGTTTGCCAAGGTCGCCGCTGCAGGCCCTCTGCTGGCTGCTGAACTGGACGCGCTGGGCAAGGCCCTGGGTGCGCCCGCACAGCCAATGGCCGCCATCGTGGCCGGCTCGAAAGTTTCAACCAAGCTGGACGTGCTCAATAGCCTCAGCCAGATCTGTAACCAGCTGATCGTCGGCGGCGGCATTGCCAACACGTTCTTGGCGGCCGCGGGTCACCCGGTGGGCAAGTCCCTGTACGAGCCGGACCTGCTCGACACCGCGCGCGCCATCGCTGCCAAGGTCAGCGTACCGCTGCCAGTGGACGTGGTCGTGGCCAAGGAATTTGCGGAAAGCGCCGAAGCGACCGTCAAGCTGATCGACGATGTGGCCGCCGACGACATGATCCTGGATATCGGCCCGCAAACCGCGGCCAACTTCGCAGAGCTGCTCAAGGCTTCCCAGACCATCCTGTGGAACGGCCCGGTGGGTGTGTTTGAGTTCGATCAGTTCGGCAATGGCACCAAAGTGCTGGCCAAGGCGATTGCCGAAAGCTCGGCATTCTCCATAGCCGGCGGCGGCGACACCCTGGCGGCCATCGATAAATATGGCGTTGCCGACCAGATCTCCTACATTTCTACCGGTGGCGGTGCGTTCCTCGAGTTCGTTGAAGGCAAGGTCCTGCCTGCCGTTGAAGTCCTGGAAAGCCGGGCCAAAGGCTAA
- the fba gene encoding class II fructose-bisphosphate aldolase (catalyzes the reversible aldol condensation of dihydroxyacetonephosphate and glyceraldehyde 3-phosphate in the Calvin cycle, glycolysis, and/or gluconeogenesis) produces the protein MALISMRQMLDHAAEFGYGVPAFNVNNLEQMRAIMEAADKTDSPVIVQASAGARKYAGAPFLRHLILAAIEEFPHIPVCMHQDHGTSPDVCQRSIQLGFSSVMMDGSLGEDGKTPTDYEYNVRVTQQTVAMAHACGVSVEGELGCLGSLETGMAGEEDGIGAEGVLDHSQMLTDPEEAADFVKKTQVDALAIAIGTSHGAYKFTKPPTGDVLAIDRIKEIHKRIPNTHLVMHGSSSVPQEWLAIINQYGGDIKETYGVPVEEIVEGIKYGVRKVNIDTDLRLASTGAMRRLMATNPSEFDPRKFFGATVTAMRDVCIARYEAFGTAGNASKIKPISLEAMYQRYLKGELNAKVN, from the coding sequence ATGGCACTTATCAGCATGCGTCAAATGCTGGACCACGCAGCCGAATTCGGCTACGGCGTCCCAGCTTTTAACGTCAACAACCTTGAGCAGATGCGCGCCATCATGGAAGCCGCTGACAAGACCGACTCCCCTGTGATCGTCCAGGCTTCGGCCGGTGCCCGCAAATACGCCGGCGCGCCTTTCCTGCGCCACCTGATCCTCGCCGCGATCGAAGAATTCCCGCACATCCCGGTGTGCATGCACCAGGACCACGGCACTAGCCCTGACGTGTGCCAGCGCTCCATCCAACTGGGTTTCAGCTCGGTGATGATGGACGGTTCCCTTGGCGAAGACGGCAAGACCCCGACCGACTACGAGTACAACGTCCGCGTGACCCAACAAACCGTGGCCATGGCTCACGCCTGCGGCGTGTCGGTTGAAGGCGAGCTGGGCTGCCTGGGTTCCCTGGAAACCGGCATGGCCGGTGAAGAAGACGGTATTGGCGCCGAAGGCGTGCTGGATCACAGCCAGATGCTGACTGACCCGGAAGAAGCCGCTGACTTCGTCAAGAAGACCCAGGTGGATGCCCTGGCGATCGCCATCGGCACCAGCCACGGCGCCTACAAGTTCACCAAGCCGCCAACCGGCGACGTGCTGGCTATCGACCGCATCAAGGAAATCCACAAGCGCATCCCTAACACCCACCTGGTGATGCACGGTTCTTCCTCGGTACCGCAAGAGTGGCTGGCGATCATCAACCAGTACGGCGGCGACATCAAAGAAACCTACGGCGTACCGGTTGAAGAAATCGTCGAAGGCATCAAGTACGGCGTGCGCAAGGTCAACATCGACACCGACCTGCGCCTGGCGTCCACCGGTGCGATGCGTCGCCTGATGGCCACCAACCCAAGCGAATTCGACCCACGTAAATTCTTCGGCGCAACCGTGACGGCGATGCGTGACGTGTGTATCGCTCGCTATGAAGCGTTCGGTACTGCCGGCAACGCTTCGAAGATCAAGCCGATCTCGTTGGAAGCGATGTACCAGCGTTACCTGAAAGGTGAGTTGAACGCTAAGGTGAATTAA
- a CDS encoding polysaccharide lyase family 7 protein — protein MIDLSTWNLSIPVGSPPATIDTPKLMSGFNDQYFQAEGSNVQFWTPVTGTRTENAVYPRSELRETYADGRLRNWTYPDADNFLRATLTVNQVPSTGKVVIGQIHAYDSQKPLIKLEYQFKEKTQTGNIVAKVRMRPDEDESRVIIVASNVPLEKSFTYVINLNKAGLLSVYAADSEWNERIGAAWGSKPLYFKAGAYVQDNSGDSKEGARVTFAKLDIDHE, from the coding sequence ATGATTGATCTTTCCACCTGGAACCTGAGTATTCCGGTCGGCTCGCCCCCCGCGACCATCGACACCCCGAAGCTGATGAGCGGCTTCAATGACCAATATTTCCAGGCAGAAGGGAGCAATGTGCAATTCTGGACACCCGTCACCGGCACCCGTACCGAAAACGCTGTCTACCCCCGCAGCGAACTGCGTGAAACCTACGCCGACGGCCGCCTGCGTAACTGGACCTACCCTGACGCCGACAACTTCCTGCGCGCCACGCTGACCGTCAACCAGGTACCGTCCACCGGCAAGGTGGTGATCGGCCAGATTCACGCCTATGACAGCCAGAAGCCGCTGATCAAGCTGGAGTATCAATTCAAGGAAAAAACCCAGACCGGCAACATCGTCGCCAAGGTCCGCATGCGTCCGGATGAGGATGAAAGCCGCGTGATCATCGTGGCTTCCAATGTGCCGCTGGAAAAAAGCTTCACCTACGTGATCAACCTCAACAAGGCCGGGCTGCTCAGTGTGTACGCCGCCGACAGTGAGTGGAACGAACGCATCGGTGCGGCGTGGGGCAGCAAACCCCTGTACTTCAAGGCTGGCGCGTATGTTCAGGACAACAGCGGGGATAGCAAGGAAGGCGCACGGGTGACGTTTGCCAAGCTGGATATCGACCACGAGTGA
- a CDS encoding putative bifunctional diguanylate cyclase/phosphodiesterase, with protein MECAPLPGDGSSVLLVVDDYPENLISMRALLQRDDWHVVTAASGLEALELLLQLEVDLVLLDVMMPGMDGFEVARLMRGNQRTRMTPIIFLSANAQSPAAVLEGYASGAIDYLFKPFDPHILKPKVQALLEHQRNRRALQRLSHDLESARAFNASVLDNAAEGILVVGEGGVIEYANPAISRLLNATIQELQGQEFLGFLQKPHVPAWLDSQMYAGYRQGETWRLHDAILRTGRGQQVPVALSCAPLPSEQKAMVVTVLDMSEIRHLHQQLEFQAVTDPLTGLLNRRGFYQAVESALLRGERVERSLVLLYLDLDGFKRVNDSLGHDAGDRVLRWVSEQLQGSVRASDILGRMGGDEFTALLELEFPEQAAKISEKLIERVSVCQQVDGLDVMLGVSIGIATFPDCGSDLNGLLRAADIAMYEAKRAGRQQYRYYDQEMNGRARSRLMLEDSVRTAIQNKDFTLVYQPQVSLEDGRLRGVEALLRWQHPSVGDVPPGLFLPLLEEARLISQLSAWIYLQVAAQRQMWQVALDDELVLSVSLSSSQFNMPQLSSQLQQVLERHGLQGRQLEVEISEDSLMSNLEESAKQLKLLRQVGVRIALDDFGCGHCSLAHLRDLEFDTLKLDPQLVARLPGSARDAALARSIIQLCEHFEVLVIAEGVETQEQSEWLKANGCRFIQGPWAAQPLMAEEVLVWARARVR; from the coding sequence ATGGAATGCGCACCACTCCCCGGCGATGGCAGTTCGGTTCTTCTGGTGGTCGATGACTACCCGGAAAACCTGATCAGCATGCGCGCACTTTTGCAGCGTGATGATTGGCATGTGGTGACCGCTGCTTCAGGTCTTGAAGCCCTGGAATTGCTGCTGCAGCTCGAAGTTGATCTGGTATTGCTGGATGTGATGATGCCCGGCATGGACGGCTTTGAAGTCGCCCGCCTGATGCGCGGCAACCAGCGCACCCGGATGACGCCAATCATCTTCCTCAGTGCCAATGCCCAATCGCCCGCCGCCGTGCTCGAGGGCTATGCCAGCGGCGCGATCGACTACCTGTTCAAACCGTTCGACCCGCATATCCTCAAGCCCAAGGTCCAGGCGTTGCTGGAGCACCAGCGTAATCGCCGGGCGCTGCAGCGCCTGAGTCATGACCTGGAATCGGCGCGTGCCTTTAATGCCTCGGTGTTGGACAACGCCGCCGAAGGCATCCTGGTGGTGGGGGAGGGGGGAGTGATCGAGTACGCCAACCCGGCGATTTCGCGCCTGCTCAATGCCACGATCCAGGAACTGCAAGGCCAGGAGTTCCTCGGCTTCCTGCAAAAACCCCATGTACCTGCCTGGCTGGATTCGCAGATGTATGCCGGTTACCGCCAGGGCGAAACCTGGCGCTTGCATGATGCGATCCTGCGCACAGGCCGCGGCCAACAGGTGCCGGTGGCGTTGTCGTGCGCGCCGTTGCCCTCTGAGCAGAAGGCCATGGTGGTGACGGTGCTGGATATGTCCGAAATACGTCACCTGCACCAGCAACTGGAGTTTCAGGCCGTCACAGACCCGCTGACCGGTTTGCTGAATCGGCGCGGCTTCTATCAAGCAGTAGAGAGTGCGTTGTTGCGCGGCGAACGCGTCGAGCGGTCGCTGGTGTTGCTGTACCTGGACCTGGATGGGTTCAAACGGGTCAACGATTCACTGGGGCATGACGCTGGCGATCGGGTGCTGCGCTGGGTGTCGGAACAATTGCAGGGCAGCGTGCGCGCCAGCGACATTCTCGGACGCATGGGCGGCGACGAATTCACGGCATTGCTGGAGCTGGAGTTCCCGGAACAGGCCGCGAAAATTTCGGAAAAACTGATTGAGCGTGTGTCTGTTTGCCAGCAGGTCGACGGGTTGGATGTGATGCTCGGGGTCAGCATCGGCATTGCCACTTTCCCGGATTGCGGTTCTGACTTGAACGGTCTGCTGCGTGCGGCAGACATCGCCATGTACGAAGCCAAGCGTGCGGGGCGTCAGCAGTACCGCTATTACGATCAGGAAATGAACGGGCGTGCTCGTTCGCGGCTGATGCTTGAAGACAGCGTGCGCACGGCGATTCAGAACAAGGACTTCACCTTGGTGTACCAACCCCAGGTGTCCCTGGAGGACGGTCGCTTGCGCGGCGTCGAGGCGCTATTGCGCTGGCAGCACCCCAGCGTCGGTGATGTGCCGCCGGGGCTGTTTTTACCGCTGCTGGAGGAGGCCCGGCTGATCAGCCAGTTGAGTGCCTGGATTTACCTGCAGGTCGCTGCGCAGCGCCAGATGTGGCAGGTGGCTTTGGATGACGAACTGGTGCTGAGCGTGAGCCTGAGCAGCAGCCAGTTCAATATGCCGCAGCTGTCCAGCCAACTGCAGCAGGTGCTGGAGCGGCATGGGTTGCAGGGGCGGCAGTTGGAGGTGGAAATCAGCGAAGACAGCCTGATGAGCAATCTTGAAGAGTCTGCCAAGCAGCTCAAGTTGTTGCGTCAGGTCGGGGTGCGTATCGCCCTGGATGACTTTGGCTGCGGCCACTGTTCCCTGGCTCACCTGCGCGACCTGGAGTTCGACACCCTCAAGCTTGATCCGCAACTGGTCGCGCGCCTGCCGGGTTCGGCGCGGGATGCCGCACTGGCCCGCAGCATTATCCAATTGTGCGAGCACTTCGAGGTGCTGGTGATCGCCGAGGGCGTAGAGACGCAGGAGCAATCCGAGTGGCTCAAGGCCAATGGTTGCCGATTTATCCAGGGGCCATGGGCGGCGCAGCCGTTGATGGCCGAGGAAGTGCTCGTCTGGGCGCGCGCTCGCGTGCGTTGA
- a CDS encoding MliC family protein, which produces MKGVFALATLALLAGCSSMNMFNKAESADKWTTWTCDSKAEVNWRFANQAHSEVDVRLGGSDQVYRLKQDVAASGVLYSNDQLAFHTKGEEGLVYWVATDDLIGRGCKAQ; this is translated from the coding sequence ATGAAAGGCGTTTTCGCCCTGGCAACACTGGCGTTACTGGCCGGTTGCAGCAGCATGAACATGTTCAACAAGGCAGAGTCTGCCGACAAATGGACCACTTGGACCTGCGATAGCAAGGCCGAGGTCAACTGGCGCTTTGCTAACCAGGCCCACAGCGAGGTGGATGTACGCCTCGGCGGTTCCGACCAGGTTTACCGCCTTAAGCAGGACGTTGCCGCCTCGGGCGTGCTGTACAGCAACGACCAATTGGCGTTTCACACAAAAGGTGAGGAAGGCCTGGTTTACTGGGTGGCCACCGACGATTTGATCGGGCGGGGCTGCAAGGCCCAGTAA